Within the Thermanaeromonas toyohensis ToBE genome, the region CATCCTCTACTACCAGGACCTTATCTTTAGGTTCCAGGCAAAAGCCTCGACGGAGGGTCATTTTCCCCTCTTCCCTCTCTGTAAATAGGGCCCGAGCCCGTAACGCCCTAGCCACCTCATAAGCGATAATGATAGCTCCTGTAGCTGGACCTACTACTGCTGTTATCTCTTGTCCCCCAAAATGTTCGGCTAGAGCGGAACAAAGCTTTGAAGCTTCCTCCGGGTATTGTAAGACTCTTGCACACTGAAGATACCGGCCGGCATGAAGCCCAGAACTTAAAATAAAATGCCCCTCCCAAAGTACACCAGTACGCCGGAAAATGGTCATTATCTCTTCGGGTCCGAGCATATAATTTATCTACCCCTCCTACCTAATTTTGCAAGCGCCTATAAATATCTTAGAAGCTATACCCTCCCTTTAATGGCCCTGAAAATGAAGAAACAATTAAAGGGGCGAGGTTAGCTCTAAGCTCCCAATT harbors:
- the pyrE gene encoding orotate phosphoribosyltransferase codes for the protein MLGPEEIMTIFRRTGVLWEGHFILSSGLHAGRYLQCARVLQYPEEASKLCSALAEHFGGQEITAVVGPATGAIIIAYEVARALRARALFTEREEGKMTLRRGFCLEPKDKVLVVEDVITTGGSVKEVIEVVKDWGATPVGVGALVDRSGGKVDLGLPLKALLTMEIENYRPEECPLCRQGLPAVKPGSRKI